A single genomic interval of Lathyrus oleraceus cultivar Zhongwan6 chromosome 7, CAAS_Psat_ZW6_1.0, whole genome shotgun sequence harbors:
- the LOC127108062 gene encoding calcium-dependent protein kinase SK5 isoform X2: protein MMLESDVLLRGQNGESFSDVVGSPYYVAPEVLRKLYGPESDVWSAGVILYILLSGVPPFWAETEPGIFRQILLGKLDFQSEPWPSISDSAKDLIRKMLDQNPRTRLTAHEVLRHPWIVDDNIAPDKPIDSAVLSRLKQFSAMNKLKKMALRVIAERLSEEEIGGLKELFKMIDTDSSGTITFDELKDGLKRVGSELMESEIQDLMDAADIDNNGTIDYGEFIAATVHLNKLEREENLLTAFSYFDKDASGYITIDEISQACKDFGLDDIHIDEMIKEIDQDNDGQIDYGEFAAMMRKGNGGIGRRTMRNTLNLRDALGFVGNASNQVIDGYL from the exons CCATACTATGTTGCACCGGAGGTCTTGCGCAAACTATATGGCCCTGAATCGGATGTGTGGAGTGCCGGGGTTATTTTGTACATCTTATTAAGTGGGGTGCCACCATTTTGGGCAG AAACTGAACCGGGGATCTTCCGACAGATTTTATTAGGAAAACTTGATTTTCAGTCTGAGCCTTGGCCTAGCATTTCAGACAGCGCAAAGGATCTAATCCGGAAAATGCTTGATCAAAATCCGAGAACAAGGCTTACGGCACATGAAGTACTCC GCCACCCATGGATTGTTGATGACAACATCGCACCTGATAAACCTATTGACTCTGCAGTTTTATCACGTCTGAAGCAATTCTCTGCTATGAATAAACTGAAAAAGATGGCTTTGCGT GTTATTGCGGAGCGGCTATCCGAGGAAGAAATTGGTGGCCTGAAAGAGTTATTCAAGATGATTGACACAGACAGCAGTGGAACCATAACATTTGATGAGTTAAAAGATGGCTTAAAGCGGGTAGGATCAGAACTTATGGAGTCTGAAATCCAGGATCTTATGGACGCT GCGGATATTGATAACAACGGAACAATTGACTATGGCGAATTCATTGCTGCAACTGTTCATTTAAATAAGCTGGAGAGAGAGGAGAACTTGTTAACAGCCTTCTCCTATTTTGACAAAGATGCTAGTGGTTACATAACCATCGACGAGATTTCACAAGCTTGTAAGGACTTCGGTTTAGATGATATCCATATCGATGAAATGATCAAGGAGATTGATCAAGATAAT GATGGACAAATAGATTATGGAGAATTTGCTGCCATGATGAGAAAGGGCAATGGAGGGATAGGAAGGAGAACAATGAGAAACACACTAAATTTAAGAGATGCTTTGGGATTTGTAGGCAATGCATCTAACCAAGTTATTGATGGTTATCTTTAG